From Pseudophryne corroboree isolate aPseCor3 unplaced genomic scaffold, aPseCor3.hap2 scaffold_1484, whole genome shotgun sequence:
tgatatgtaatcctctgtatcatacttaccgtacacacatcatccttattgctATTGAGAGAAtaaaggtaagacactgatgatgggggggggggtgtaaaagtagattataacctagcagatgatgatgattgcagggtattatgtggtgtattgcatgtaagatactgtaccttgttccacacacctactctgctgtagcaatataccttatataagggtgagtaacacatgtacaggcttaccagcgtatgagcacacacataaaggaatgctaccttaccaatgcttccaggagtaacgttaggagacatttctctgatccatcagctcatatgactgatgttattattcatctagaatctccaattcatacgatatgttccccatccattgttttacattggtgctgacataggacttggcgagtgactacatctccatttatacttcatggttagttaccagtacaagagagagagatatctaagtcttattataatattacatttgttattgtgagtgttctcaggagggtggacacaatattataaagccttcattaaaagttatgttttattatacacacacatttacaattaagtgtcccagagagtcgtcttctcctattgtttacaagattaatattgttacagaaaatgtcacatttccataatgtattttatttccagcagatggacacacaagcaggaatatctcagaaggacatctaatgttatcaccggattgtgaaataagagaaaatgacagtagacaggattctccaggagataaccccattaccccaattatacatccagctctatcagctgatccctgtgatcctggggaatgttctcctgatcactctgatattggagcatctgttacagctctgacagtagatacagtgtttccatgttctatagatgccaaatgttttacacagaacacaaagcgtattaccCATCAGTCAGCTAAGGCAGCTGAGATGCCATTtcgatgttctgagtgtggaaaatgttttacatgcaaatcagctcttgttacacatcagagaagacacacaggtgagaggccatttccatgctctgagtgtgggaaatgttttacctggaaatcacaacttgttacacatcagcgaagtcacacaggtgggaagtcatttccatgttctgagtgtgggaaatgttttatccggaaatcacaacttgttgcacatcagcgaagtcacacaggtgagaggctatttctatgttctgagtgtggaaaatatttTACCTGGaattcacaacttgttacacatcagcgaagtcacacaggtgaaaagtcatttccatgttctgagtgtgggaaatgttttgcacacaaatcagatcttattagacataacataagtcacacaggtgagaagccattttcttgctctgaatgcgggaaTTGTTTTATCCGGAAAtcccaacttgttacacatcagagaaggcacacaggtgagaggccattttcttgcactgaatgtgggaaatgttatacacagaaaacacaacttgttacacatcagcgaagtcatacAGGTCAGatgctatttccatgttctgagtgtgagaaatgttttgcacacaaatcagttcttgttaaacatcagagaagtcacacaggtgagaagccattttcatgttctgagtgtgggaaatgttttgcacacaaatcagctcttgttttacatcacagaagtcacacaggtgagaaaccattttcttgctctgagtgtgggaaatgttttacacaaaaatcacatcttgttagacatcagcgaactcacaaaggtgagaggccatttctatgctctgaaaaataaatcagctcttgttgcacacaatagacatcactcaggtgaggaaccattttaatcctcTGGAGTATActaatcattgccatgcgttgttcttaaaggttcttatcctatctcctatgctttttgcaatatacatgctaccactgggtataataatcagacgtcatgtcctcatctaccactgctatacaaaTTACCTGTCTTTTGCtcagggtactgagaacccagtaccaatcctaaatggttgtctagctgagctccaggtatgggtgatgccagttggctgtgactcagtcctggcgaAACAGATCCatatggtagaagctcaccaacaaaggacagggctacagctcagttttgttaccaaccagacatacgcttgtgggttcagagttacaaaatgctgatcatgtgcggaatcttggtgtcctggatggtggagtgacacttagacatcaggtatcagccacaatcagatcttcatctgaggaacatagccagactccagcacttatttccctcagaagatctacctacagtcatacatgtacttgtatcatcacgcatagactactgcaatgtcctctacctgggtctcccagcaaaagaattacaccgcttgtagcttgtacagaatgcagcagccaggctgttacctaagccacataacacccattctctgctcccttcaccggctgcctggaagatggtgactctattacataatcttactgactctcccagccctacatgaccagggtccatgtaccagaagcagcttctgcctccttactaccctggttacttccatctgttgatgaaggactgttagtagtaccataaatccccaactagtgATTGGATGTTGGGTgacaggtgggtggcagtagtgggggagagatggtgggtggcagtggaggggagacagggcgggtggtaaTAATGGAGGGAGATGGAGCaagtggcagtagtggagggagacagggcagtggctgtAATGGAGGGTGACGGGGCAAGTGGCAGTAATGGAGGCAGAtggtgtgggtggcagtagtgggggagacaaggTGGGTGGCATTAGTGGGGGGAGACATGGTGGATgacagtagtgggaggagacagggtgggtggcagtagtgggggagatggtggatggcagtaggggggagacaaggtgggtggcagtagtgggggagacatggTGGATgacagtagtgggaggagacagggtgggtggcagtagtgggggagatggtggatggcagtaggggggagacaaggtgggtggcagtagtgggaggagacagggtgggtggcagtagtgaggggagacagggcgggtggcagtagtgaggggagacagggcagatggcagtagtggggggagacagggcggtggcagtacagggagacagggcgggtggcagtagtgggaggagacagggcggatggtcacagtgcagtaccaggggctgctagaGGCAGTAAAGGtgaatgggtcccgcacagaaccagttgataattagacttaatgatgattatgcttccttatttctaattaatcccttgtatgtgttgctgttatttgctgtgtcagcctttatgtgtgttctgtgtaataatcctgaaagtagtgctgctaccgatctcatatcatttgtagtaacttggaaaagatgagatatgaggtgcactctggaagcttatagggggttaatcagagatgaatgcagatgtgacatcacgcagccccccggaaaatggtcccggcccacctGCTTTCGCCCCtcagggatgtgaccgcaatgtgtgtgtccgcgcggccactgcgcatgtgcattttgccaccaccagaaaatgctgagtaaagtattttttaagtttaaaatatagatagACAAAAAAGACAAAAATATGTGAATTAAAAATATGAAATCAAGAAGTTTAAAATCAAAAGATTtccggtgtgattttggctgtgtccGATTTTGACAACTCAGTTGAATAGTGGAATGATattacgggagggaagggggtggtcTCTTTCTATGTAAAGAAAGTtttatttgttggttttaaataaatgatgtctgttcaaatgttgtttttttacttgtaggtgaattagggttgttgtatttgaaaaaaataaacttacctgacccttgcctggaaatgtccatgcatgaaggtatgggagatacctgctgcagtcccttctacttacatttgggaggtccggttgttttgAGGGAATTAgtagcaaatagtaaatgatacattggctccataaatTCTCTCTGACCCTCTGATTCTTACAAacatatgttacacaaaatgacatttacgttaacaaccattaattaaacaagaaaaacactttttttttttttcaaaaaaactttatatatataaaaaatagaagaaaatccccaattctggtctggactcattgactctatcaggagaacaagagcctttatagcaaggactatgccaacagtaaccagtagaggaatcaggcgtatcccacagaatatcagcgctgccaccatacatcggggagagaagataaagtgcagatttctgaacagtgcttttagaaggaacacaagaagtgtatagatcacaatgatcagaagtccaggacaatgaggtcaagaaaccaacgctgtggtactaatgacaTATTTACATATTCATCACAGATAACGAAATACATACTAACACGTTCAGCAAACCAGTGGACGTCCAAAGCTTCATACTAACCTCCAGCTGCCACCACCCAAACTGGTTGTACAGTATCCCAGTAGGCCAATTCAAAAGACTCAGGAGGAACTGCTCCCGAGTCAGCGATTATGAGACACAAGGACAAGAACTAAGTTTAACATTTAGAGAGAAACAGTACGATACAGAAAAGGTACAGACAGCATATACCATGGTTAAGGGAAATGATAGGCCTCCCCtcctacaatacaaaaagagatCAGAACAGAAAACAAAGAAGAGATCCCTTtcataacacaatacacaaaacaagCAAATCAGATTAAAAAGATAAACACTGGCCGATACTTCAAGATGACACACTAGCAGATATCATACCTCCAAAACCAAAAGTAGTGTTCTGGAAAGCACCAGACATTAAGAAGAAGCCGGTACACAGCCACATACCACCAAAAACAACACAAACTACTATAGATGGAACACATAAAAAGGGGGCATCTACCACTATGGGATCTGCATGGGCTGCAAGACAACAAAAGCTAGAAGCACCACACCTACCCAAACAGTAATGtctgtttctctttcatccactaggggacactggaacagcattatacagtagggtgtgaagcttgcaaccggaggtgtggcacaatctaaaaattagcattgtctgcacagccggctcctcccccttcacgcccctcatccCTCAGTATGAAAAATTGTGCTAGGAGGAAAGAAGCACAGAAGGGAGCTACTGCTCCATAAAGATTTACATTTTTTAAGATTGGCCCAATCCCACCTACATAAAAGGAGGGTGCAGGTTTTTCTGAAAGAAATAAAttgcccaatccctcctaaatcagaggcgggtgcagaCTTCCCCAGAAGAAGAAAGACCGGCTGCGTCCACCTAACAAAAGAGGGACAAGAGTCTTAAGTATAGAGAGACAAGGATCCCTGCTAAAGGGATCTATCTCCACAGGAAGAATCCGATGCATATTTACTatgagtagatagtttgtatatcTGAAGGAAACGTTATACAGAAGTTGCGCTGCTGCCTATGACTCTTAACTTTTTATAGCCAGGCAGACTAGCAGCGCAGCATCCACCACTACCCCTACCTCCTCCAGATCCGGACAGGCTAGCATGGCGGCGTCCCCCACTCCTACTCTCCACCCTCCGGCTCTGTGTCAGACTGGTATAGGTATGCTGCGGCTGCCAGCTGCAGCACCCACAGTTTCTTGCTAAGCCGCTCGAACAGTGCATGGCTGgatctcttcacagctctgcttacTTCCACCGGCAGTCACGTGGAGGGTCCGGGAAGAGGTGGTGGGGAACCCGGCTTGAGGGGCAATACGCGGTTGGGAGCGGAGAGCCTGAGCGCTGACAGGTATGCTCAGTGGCTCAAGTGTAGATTGACTGCATATATGGACCCAGGTGTGTGTCTCCAGTGCTCCAATGTTATTTAAGGAGTCTGGGGCCAGGACAGGAAGGCGCTGGGGGTTAAATGTAATGATCTGTATGTAATATTTCAGTGGTCGCAATCTTTAAAAAAAGCTAAGAGGCGCCAAGATGCAAAACAGGGGAAGCTATGCGCCCCCCATAGTGGAGCCATATTTCTTGACCggttagaatagggggaggggtcagTATAGAAATACACCTCCTCTTATGGTTGCTTGTAGATAGGTGTGTGATGCAGAGGATTTCCATGTCATTTTAAATCAAGCATGTTTATACTTTATATATTTCCAAAGGACTTCTAACACAAAGATCCTGGGAAAATACAGGGAACGGCTGGATATCAGCCCCGACCTCAGATCTGAACCACAGCTGGGCGTGCGGGGGTTGCAATAAGGCTGTTGTCTAACATAACTGTTTTTGGTTTTCTCTCTTTCTTGCTATCTCTCAGGGAATCCAGCCAGATGAATCATCTGGACGTTTGTTCCCGTCATCTACAACGTATTCCGTTGCCTATTATAAAGATGACAGGCAAGGTATTGTGTGGAAGGTGCATTTTCAGCATCCAATGCACAAACCAAGAACGCTAAGATTTACTACCAGCAGGGTAACTCCAGTTACCTTTGTGTCCATCTAATTATATGTtcgtgtatgtgtacatatatatgtatgtatttatgtgtgtgtgggtgtatatgtataataccTCCAATGGACACTGATGACAGGTCTGGAGGAGAAGGGAGCGTTTGATATTGTCACCCAGTACAACTCTATCTGTACAACAGTTGGCGGTCTTGTGGGTGACAGTTGAATGAGTatttatattaattatttattttataccAGAAATAAAAAAAGATTTCTCGCTGTTTGAAAATATTGTTCAACGCTCCAAATATTTCTACAGTCTTTCTTCGCCTTTTCTAATAGGTAAAGATCGGCTGAGCGCTTTGTATATGTTTATTTAAGGTAAATAAGACCACAAGGATTGCTTTGGTTGCTTAAATAAATTAGCACTAAAGTTAACAGCCATGGGGTGTGCGACAGCTCACTATGGACACACAACCGGGGGCAGTGACACGTCAGGGTTAGGAAAACAAGACCTGACATGTATTTCAACATTTGAGTATGGCTGCGAGCCCATCTGAAGCAATGAGGAAGGAGGAATTCATAAATAAAATGACTCCATCACTCGGGTATAACAAAATGGCAGAAACCTATAATAACACCCCTTCCTACCCTAGAGTAGGAGTGGAACAAGGGGCTGTCTCTCATACCGAAGAGGGTACCGATACTAGCGTAAATAAATACAGGCAGTAAATGCTTCCACAAATACAGATTGTGCCTAGCACAGCATATCTGAGAGTTAACAAACCGAATTTTGGATTCCACAGAAGGGGAAAGGATCCCATAACGAGGGTGGCCTCACCCCTGCCTATTCTGTTCACGGGACTTTCTTAAATTATTGCAGTCCCACTGAAAAAGACGGGTCGTATGTAGGTTGGAATTGACATGGGAATCCAACTTCTGTTTGCAAGGCCTTCTCACATGGACCTAGGTAGTTTGTGTTTCTGTACAGAGGCTATAGTTACCGGGCTGGAAAGTGATTTCCCTGGGAGGGGAAACTTTTCTTGGTCAAATGAAATTCAGAAGAATCAGATCTTCTGCCTACCAAGTATCATAGAACTATACCAACAGTGGAAGTCACTCTGGTCCATGATTCTACTAGTCTGACGCTCAATGTTATGCTGAAGGAGTCTCGGATAACGACTGTTCCCAACAGCCAGTAATCTGGTCTCTACACATTTCACCTTGGACCTCCTATGGGGGGTAAGGGTTGGAACGGCTAAGGGAGACCGGGTCCGAGACTTGAAAAGAGAATTTTGTATCAACAGGGTTTATCTCCCTAGATTAAAAGTAGATCTTGACAACACACAAGCGGTCATGCCATTCACACGAAAATGCATTGCTGACAGTAAATTCAGTCATTGTTACACACATCCCTACTCTCAAGGGAGGAACAGACTAATActcaattttaatatttttttttttaaccagtttCTAACGGCCTACAGATCCAAGgtggaatcaatccaatcggtcATTGCAGGCGTAGACCCGGAGGAGTTCAGGGTGTCTATAGACATAAGGGATGCGTTCCTTTTTATCCTGATTTGGACTCCACACCAAGCTAACTTACCATTCATACTGGTGAAAGGTCATTACCAGTTGGGGCCTCACCATTCCATGCATCATCAGTCCCGAGAAGTTTTTACAAAGATCAGGGTGATAACGGTTGCAAATATAAGACTGTTAGAGGTCACAATCATACCTTATCTAGATGATCTGCTGATCTAGGCCAGCTCTCAAACATCACTCCCGGCCATTCCAGATGACTCTCATTGCTCAAGGAGCAGGTGTCAGAACTGAGGGCtggggaccgtgactgggagcctcagttgtaggggctgacgggtacttaaatttaggaggagctatgtgactcctggacatacgtattgacagcagcaaagaatgcccgagggcgtgatcacgacaactgggaattccttaagtgcttttattaaataaaaagtcaaataacgtgcaaaagaataatataaagtcacacgtgataattaggttcacaatcggtaaaggccagtaacctggaatatggaagaaagtcctgtaaacaataagtgaggctggggttcgctggaagatgaggaatgaagctgtggttcgctggaagatgaggaatgaaactggagtgcgtaggaactgaagaatgaaggatgattactgcaaagcaaaaagttcaaacacaggaatccaaagtaggctgtagggggttaacactggagagtcgggttacactgcagagtgtaatcaccagggaagtcaggctgatctgcagaatggaattgcaggagaaaatctgtagtgaagcttgtaggctggaaacactgttgacaatgaaagcactgacaatcttttgggagctgggaccggatatttatacctactgcatagcagggattggctgagcaattatgacaaggctccagcaccgtggataggaggaataatgtcatgtgactggagtctaacatggctgcgcccatgaacaaacaaagaaggggaattaagtactataggaaaggtgcaacacttgcgatgtaggccgcagtagcagaataacatgtgcccagcgagacaggagtggcagcagaggcccatggaggacgtacatccagaagagaaatggtgtctcagtatccggatcgtgacagtacccccccttttaggagtggccccaggacacttcttaagtttacctggccatctggaatggaacttctggatgaagacttgtaccaacttggaagtggggaatccatgacagaatccatcgagggatgagaccacggacgatgaggatcagacaaggaaaccagttgcctagtgggtaactGGTGGGATACTTTGTGCCAGGCACAtttcgggcaggaggccacaaattcagcaatgtccttctttagggtcggccaccaatttgacctggagccgaattttaaggtcttgcgtatgcccacgtgtccggcaaagcgagaggaatgagcccgatgcaagagcttcctcctgaaagccggcttcacaaaatttttccctggcgggggcatagagtccatactcactgcggagaacgccactggatcaacaatacaatgcttgtcagtagactcagactcattttcttgctcccgagagcgggaaagagcatcagccttgtgattcggtgaccctggacaaaactgtagcttggagtcttggcacagaggagacgggacatcagaagacttgtaggaggatatgcgaactggaagctctttttggataCAGGTCTctgaacaggaaggaccccatgccaggatacgggtcgacttccaatcaacttgaggattatgcagacgtagccatggaaggcctaggaccacaggatgggtggccctggggataacctggaaagaaatcaactctgtatgctggtcccctaccttcagacggataggtagggtcttggaggtaatcaccgcctcaggaatcctactgccatccacggcagttagagatatcggtgatgacagtctctcagtgggaagagaccactgcttaacgaacctctctgtaataaagtttccggctgctccagaatccaataaggcagtgagattctttgtacgcggagccacctgcagagaaactgagagattgcagttac
This genomic window contains:
- the LOC134998288 gene encoding zinc finger protein OZF-like isoform X1, encoding MYVTDIKAEDIEGEEETYVTDIKAEDIEGEEETYVTDIKAEDTEGEEETYVTDIKAEDIEGEEETYVTDMKAEDTEGEEETYVTDIKAEDIEGEEETYVTDIKAEDIEGEEETYVTYIKAEDIEREKETYVTDIKAEDIEGEEETYLKGDQQCKEEEIPTDISTADGHTSRNISEGHLMLSPDCEIRENDSRQDSPGDNPITPIIHPALSADPCDPGECSPDHSDIGASVTALTVDTVFPCSIDAKCFTQNTKRITHQSAKAAEMPFRCSECGKCFTCKSALVTHQRRHTGERPFPCSECGKCFTWKSQLVTHQRSHTGGKSFPCSECGKCFIRKSQLVAHQRSHTGERLFLCSECGKYFTWNSQLVTHQRSHTGEKSFPCSECGKCFAHKSDLIRHNISHTGEKPFSCSECGNCFIRKSQLVTHQRRHTGERPFSCTECGKCYTQKTQLVTHQRSHTGQMLFPCSECEKCFAHKSVLVKHQRSHTGEKPFSCSECGKCFAHKSALVLHHRSHTGEKPFSCSECGKCFTQKSHLVRHQRTHKGERPFLCSEK
- the LOC134998288 gene encoding zinc finger protein OZF-like isoform X2, with translation MYVTDIKAEDIEGEEETYVTDIKAEDIEGEEETYVTDIKAEDTEGEEETYVTDIKAEDIEGEEETYVTDMKAEDTEGEEETYVTDIKAEDIEGEEETYVTDIKAEDIEGEEETYVTYIKAEDIEREKETYVTDIKAEDIEGEEETYLKGDQQCKEEEIPTDISTDGHTSRNISEGHLMLSPDCEIRENDSRQDSPGDNPITPIIHPALSADPCDPGECSPDHSDIGASVTALTVDTVFPCSIDAKCFTQNTKRITHQSAKAAEMPFRCSECGKCFTCKSALVTHQRRHTGERPFPCSECGKCFTWKSQLVTHQRSHTGGKSFPCSECGKCFIRKSQLVAHQRSHTGERLFLCSECGKYFTWNSQLVTHQRSHTGEKSFPCSECGKCFAHKSDLIRHNISHTGEKPFSCSECGNCFIRKSQLVTHQRRHTGERPFSCTECGKCYTQKTQLVTHQRSHTGQMLFPCSECEKCFAHKSVLVKHQRSHTGEKPFSCSECGKCFAHKSALVLHHRSHTGEKPFSCSECGKCFTQKSHLVRHQRTHKGERPFLCSEK